From the genome of Terriglobia bacterium:
TCGAAGGGCGCCGGGTGCGTCTCGATGAACAGCGCGTTCGCCCCTGCCGCCACGCCGGCGCGGGCGAGCACGTGCGCGAACTGGGGCTCGCCCCCGGCAGGGTCGCTGCTGGGCCTCCCGTAGATCCGCACGATGTGCGTCGGGTCCACCACCACGGGACACCCGAGCTCCTTCATGATCTGCACGCCGCGCACGTCGAACACGAGCCGGTGGTAGCCGAAGCTCGTGCCGCGATCGGTGAGCAGCACCTGGCGGTTCCCGGTGAAGCGGAGCTTCTCGACGGCGCTCCGCATGTCCTCGGGGGCCAGGAATTGACCCTTCTTCACGTTGACCGGCCGGCCGGCTTCCCCCACCTTGACCAGGAGGCTCGTCTGCTGGCAGAGAAACGCCGGGACCTGGAGGACGTCGAGCACCTCCGCAGCGGCGCTCACGTCGGCCTCGCGGTGAACGTCGGAGAGGACCGGCACACCGACCTCGCGGCGGATCCGGGATAGCTGCTCGAGCCCCTTCTCGAGGCCCGGCCCGCTGTAGCCTTCGGGTTTGCCGCGGTTGTCCTTCTCGTAGGATGATTTGAACACGTACTGGAAGCCGCGGCGCTCGGTCTCCCGCCGAAGCGTCTCGGCGATGCGGAGCGCGAGGTCCACGTCCTCCAGCACGCAGGGGCCTGAGATCAGCGTGAGCGGCCTCCCGTCTCCTACCACGACCTCGCCGATCCGCACGTCGTCCATGGCGGGCTCCTCCGGGCGGCGGGACACCCTCGCCTCAACCGCACCCGCCCAGGATACCGCGGAAACGGCGGAGGATCGGCGGAGGTGGGCTCGCGGGTTTGCGCGAAGCGGTGGAATGGGGACAGACTATGGAATTTGTTCCCCGGCTTTCGTACGACGGGCCGCGCCGGGGTCGGGAGGGGAGACGCTTGGCCCGACGGAGTCCGAAGCGCGGGAACCGACGGCTGCCGCCCGCGGGCGCCGATGCGGCGCTGCTCTCCGCGGATCTCGAGCGGTGGGCGGGGGAGCGCGTGGCGAGGAGCGGTCGGGAGACCGCGCTTATGGGAAAGGTCCAATCCCTCCGCCTCGGGCCCGACGGGAGGTTCCTCGAGGCCCGCGTGCGCGACTCCGGCCCGACGCCGTACCGCGTCGAGGTCGCCGCGACCGGCGGCCTCCTCGTGAGCCGCTGCAACTGTCCGTTCGACTGGGGCCCGGTCTGCAAGCACGCCGTCGCCGCGGTCGAGGCGCTCCGGTTCCCGCGGTTCGCACTGGCCACGCGGTCGAAGACGATACGTGGCGGGAAGCGAGGCGGCCGGATCGCGCGCGGCCGCGGCAGGATCGTGACGCCGGCGCCGCTCGCGTCGGGGACCCTCGTGGCCGGGGTGGCGGACTGGGCGCCGATCGCGGAGGAGCGGATCGCCCTGGAGCGCCACGAGGAGATCGCCGCGCGCCGGAAGCGCGCGCGCCGCGAGCGGGCGAGCGTCCGCCGGATCTCGGGGAAGGGAGGACCGCCGAGGTTCCTCGTGACGGGACGGGAGCCGGAGGCGCCGTACACGGTCGTGCTCCGCGGCGCGAAAGGCGATCTGGCCTCTTGCACCTGCCCCGATTTCGCCAAGAACGAGCTCGGAATCTGCAAGCACGTGGAGCGCGCGCGCGGCTGGTTCTCCCGAAAACGCAAGCGCTTCCCGGCGCGGGTGCTCTCCGTCTGGTGGCAGCCGAGGGAGTGGCCGCTCGGGCCCCCCGACCCGCTGAGGGAACTTCGCGCGGACGTCCCCGCCGGCGCGCTCCCCGACGATATCGCGACGCATTTCGGATCGGACGGATGGCTCCGCGAGCCGCCTCCCGGCACCCAACCGGTGGAATGGGCCCGGGCGGCAGTCGAGGCGGCGCGGTCGGCGGCGGCGGGGCGCGGACTCGTCCTGGATCTCGATCCCGCCGTCCAGGCGCGGATCCGGGAGGCGGGCGACGGCGAGGCCACGGGAGCGCGGCTCGCCACCGCGACCCGCGGCAGCGCGATCTGGTCCGACACCATCCCGGCCCTCGGCTTTCGTCTCCACCCGTACCAGGAGGACGGGGTCGAGTTCCTGGCGCGGCGCGGGAGGGCGTTTCTCGCTGACGACATGGGCCTCGGCAAGACCGTCCAGGCCGTCGCGGCGGCGCTCTTGCTCCGAAAGGCCGCGGGGGCCGCCCGAGCCCTCGTCGTCTGTCCCGCGTCGCTCAAGCACCAGTGGCAGGGGGAGATCGAGCGGGCCTGCGGGGAGCGCGCATCGGTCGTGGACGGGAGTCGCGCCTCGCGCCTCGTGACCTATCGCGGCTGGGACCGCGGGTTCCAGATCCTGAACTACGAGCTGGTGCTCCGAGATCTCGAGGCGATCCGCTCGGCTCACCCCGACCTCGTGATCCTGGACGAGGCCCAGCGGATCAAGAACTGGGAAACCAAGACTGCGAAGGCGGTGAAGCGTCTCGACAGCCCCTATGCGTTCATTCTCACGGGGACTCCGCTCGAGAACCGGCTGGGCGAGCTGCACTCCCTGGTGGAGTTCCTCCACCCCCGCGCGCTCGGGCCACGGTGGAGGCTGATCCCCCTCCACGTGGTGACCGACGCCACCGGCCGGGTGGTGGCCTACGAGGGGCTCGACCTGCTGCGCCGACGACTCGCGGGGCTGTTCGTCCGCCGCGAGCGCAAGGAGGTCCTCGACCAGCTCCCTCCGCGCATCGACCACACGTTCTGGACGGGGATGACGCCGGAGCAGTGGCGCCCGTACCGGCGGGAGGCGGCGCGCGTCGCGGCGCTCGTGGGCAAGAATCGGCCGCTCAAGCCCAGCGAAGTGCGGGTCCTCCTCCAGGCGCTGACCAGCATGCGGATCCTGTGCAACGCGCTCGGCCAGTACGCGTGGGACCGAACCGCCCGTCGGCTCGCGGCCTCACGCATCGCGACGCGGGACGACGTCAGGGCGATTCAGTCGCCGAAGCTCGAGGAATTCGTCCGGGTTCTAGAAGACCTTCTCGACCAGTCCGACGCCAAGGTCGTGATCTTCAGCCAGTGGGAGCGAATGCTGCGTCTGGGCCACTTCGTGGTCCGGGATCTCCTGGAGCGGCGGGGCGAGCGGGCGGAGATGTTCCACGGCGGCCTGGACGCGGGCGCCCGGACCCGCGTCCTCGAGGCGTTCCGGACGGATCCCGATCTTCGCGTCCTGTTCTCCACCGATGCCGGAGGTCTCGGCCTGAACCTCCAGGACGCCGCGTCGATCGTCGTGAACCTCGAAGTGCCCTGGAATCCGGCGGTCCTCGAGCAGAGGATCTCCCGCGTCCACCGGCTGGGGCAGCGCGCGAGCGTCCAGGTGCTGCACTTCGTGACGCGCGGAGCCATCGAGGAGCGCGTTCGGCGGGTGATCGAGGGGAAGCGGGCACTGTTCGAGGGACTCCTGGT
Proteins encoded in this window:
- the kdsA gene encoding 3-deoxy-8-phosphooctulonate synthase; the protein is MDDVRIGEVVVGDGRPLTLISGPCVLEDVDLALRIAETLRRETERRGFQYVFKSSYEKDNRGKPEGYSGPGLEKGLEQLSRIRREVGVPVLSDVHREADVSAAAEVLDVLQVPAFLCQQTSLLVKVGEAGRPVNVKKGQFLAPEDMRSAVEKLRFTGNRQVLLTDRGTSFGYHRLVFDVRGVQIMKELGCPVVVDPTHIVRIYGRPSSDPAGGEPQFAHVLARAGVAAGANALFIETHPAPFEAACDAASMLRLGDQLPQLLDQVRPLAEAVRERGLA
- a CDS encoding SWIM zinc finger family protein — encoded protein: MARRSPKRGNRRLPPAGADAALLSADLERWAGERVARSGRETALMGKVQSLRLGPDGRFLEARVRDSGPTPYRVEVAATGGLLVSRCNCPFDWGPVCKHAVAAVEALRFPRFALATRSKTIRGGKRGGRIARGRGRIVTPAPLASGTLVAGVADWAPIAEERIALERHEEIAARRKRARRERASVRRISGKGGPPRFLVTGREPEAPYTVVLRGAKGDLASCTCPDFAKNELGICKHVERARGWFSRKRKRFPARVLSVWWQPREWPLGPPDPLRELRADVPAGALPDDIATHFGSDGWLREPPPGTQPVEWARAAVEAARSAAAGRGLVLDLDPAVQARIREAGDGEATGARLATATRGSAIWSDTIPALGFRLHPYQEDGVEFLARRGRAFLADDMGLGKTVQAVAAALLLRKAAGAARALVVCPASLKHQWQGEIERACGERASVVDGSRASRLVTYRGWDRGFQILNYELVLRDLEAIRSAHPDLVILDEAQRIKNWETKTAKAVKRLDSPYAFILTGTPLENRLGELHSLVEFLHPRALGPRWRLIPLHVVTDATGRVVAYEGLDLLRRRLAGLFVRRERKEVLDQLPPRIDHTFWTGMTPEQWRPYRREAARVAALVGKNRPLKPSEVRVLLQALTSMRILCNALGQYAWDRTARRLAASRIATRDDVRAIQSPKLEEFVRVLEDLLDQSDAKVVIFSQWERMLRLGHFVVRDLLERRGERAEMFHGGLDAGARTRVLEAFRTDPDLRVLFSTDAGGLGLNLQDAASIVVNLEVPWNPAVLEQRISRVHRLGQRASVQVLHFVTRGAIEERVRRVIEGKRALFEGLLVDEADRIDLDEGGQVSFVERIRSLTDDDEPPPGRLAVSP